A genomic window from Thunnus thynnus chromosome 12, fThuThy2.1, whole genome shotgun sequence includes:
- the ripk1l gene encoding receptor-interacting serine/threonine-protein kinase 1 isoform X1: MATAPDSSLHMRSTDLIKKEALDYGGFGEVYLCYHATLGQVVLKTMYTGPLRNDDSKRSLLEEGNIMASLNHERVVKLLGVIMEDRDCSLVLELIPRGNLFAMLEQVSVPMSIKGRIILEILEGMVYLTDKHVIHKDLKPENILVDKDFHIKIADLGLATCHTWSKLTKEESRRKSRMGRTAGARGAGTLSYMAPEHLESIHTASTEKSDVYSFAIVVWVILTGEEPYPNARSEDHISQCVRNGERPAENLIPENTPTEITDLMKRCWDGSPQKRPTFKEGYDLFLPFYMEKLEPYVETDLRLLRDSYEGPEEFVEKMKSLSMTRECISAGEHDCPAPLMSSDRNVSVPVEASIEDLHCIQCHPPMESVEPEIQTDAKVASSPSAVEEKLDRELKYHIYGSYNNENQPDPANGFHQYNNFLPNYFSISDNTVRQPEQDRPSSVSSVHSWTKAEAVQPTSQEETWYRPTAGLHESMSSSTPTASHLPMSASTPSLSHFNQQHPYSHYDRQQSWPVYPVSDTGAPDITPGRLFTPSKGASLQDPASLYIKNARGIQIGNNNTLSILGYESSHSSLSSAASSSANSPIKEAIQKYDLPSPFHLEDHAVTEEHLDLLRDNIGNKWKRCARSLGLTSVEIETIEHDYYLDGLPEMVHQMLERWKMKEGSIGCTIGKLCRALEGKIKVDVIQKILDNCGCSSLI, translated from the exons ATGGCCACCGCGCCAGACTCTTCACTTCATATGAGATCGACTGATCTAATCAAAAAAGAGGCCCTGGATTACGGAGGATTTGGAGAAGTTTACCTGTGCTACCATGCGACCCTCGGCCAGGTGGTGTTGAAGACTATGTATACAGGCCCTCTTCGCAATGA CGATAGTAAAAGGTCGCTGCTGGAGGAGGGGAACATTATGGCAAGCCTGAACCATGAGCGTGTGGTCAAGTTGCTGGGTGTGATTATGGAGGATAGAGACTGCTCCTTAGTCTTGGAACTCATCCCCAGGGGCAACCTGTTTGCCATGCTTGAGCAG GTCTCTGTGCCAATGTCCATCAAAGGCAGAATAATCTTGGAGATTTTGGAAGGGATGGTGTACCTTACAGACAAACACGTCATACACAAGGACCTCAAGCCAGAAAACATTCTAGTGGACAAGGATTTTCACATCAAG ATTGCAGACCTCGGCCTGGCCACCTGCCACACATGGAGCAAACTCACAAAGGAGGAGTCTCGCAGGAAGAGTCGTATGGGCAGAACAGCCGGGGCGAGAGGTGCAGGGACACTGAGCTACATGGCTCCTGAGCACCTGGAGAGTATACATACAGCCTCCACTGAGAAGTCTGACGTCTACAGCTTTGCAATTGTGGTTTGGGTCATCCTCACAGGCGAAGAGCCATATCCAA ATGCCAGGAGTGAAGACCATATCAGCCAGTGTGTCCGTAATGGTGAAAGACCAGCAGAGAACCTTATTCCAGAGAACACTCCTACAGAGATAACTGACCTAATGAAGAGATGCTGGGATGGCAGTCCACAGAAAAGGCCGACATTTAAAG agggCTATGACTTATTTCTTCCTTTCTACATGGAAAAGCTTGAACCATATGTAGAGACAGACTTACGTCTTCTGAGG GACTCATATGAAGGCCCAGAAGAATTTGTTGAGAAGATGAAGTCTTTATCAATGACCCGTGAATGTATTTCGGCAGGTGAGCATG ACTGCCCAGCTCCTTTGATGAGTTCAGACAGAAATGTATCTGTGCCAGTTGAAGCTAGTATTGAGGACCTGCATTGCATCCAATGCCACCCACCTATGGAGTCAGTGGAGCCCGAGATTCAGACAGACGCAAAGGTAGCCAGCAGCCCTTCAGCTGTTGAGGAGAAACTAGATCGGGAGTTGAAGTACCACATCTACGGCAGCTATAACAATGAGAACCAGCCTGACCCTGCCAACGGCTTCCATCAGTACAATAACTTCCTGCCAAACTACTTCAGCATTTCAGATAATACTGTTAGGCAACCAGAACAAGACAGACcctcttctgtttcctctgtccATTCCTGGACAAAAGCTGAAGCAGTGCAGCCAACCAGCCAGGAAGAGACTTGGTATCGCCCTACTGCTGGTCTCCATGAGTCCATGTCTTCCTCCACACCCACTGCATCCCACTTACCTATGTCTGCCAGCACCCCTTCTCTATCCCACTTTAACCAGCAACATCCATATTCCCACTATGACCGCCAACAGTCCTGGCCAGTTTACCCAGTGTCTGATACAGGTGCCCCTGATATCACTCCTGGGCGTCTCTTTACCCCTTCCAAAGGTGCCTCGCTACAAGATCCAG CATCTCTTTACATTAAGAATGCCAGGGGCATCCAGATTGGCAACAACAACACGCTGAGTATCCTAGGTTACGAGTCTTCCCATAGTTCATTATCTTCAGCTGCTAGCAGCTCAGCTAACTCTCCAATCAAAGAAGCCATTCAGAAATATG ATTTACCTTCACCATTTCATTTAGAGGACCACGCTGTGACCGAAGAGCACCTGGATCTGCTGAGGGACAACATCGGGAACAAATGGAAGCGTTGTGCACGGAGCCTGGGTCTGACCAGTGTGGAAATAGAGACCATTGAGCATGACTACTACCTTGATGGCCTACCAGAGATGGTGCACCAGATGCTGGAGCGCTGGAAAATGAAGGAGGGAAGTATTGGCTGTACAATTGGGAAGCTGTGTCGAGCTCTGGAAGGCAAAATAAAGGTAGATGTCATCCAGAAAATATTGGACAACTGCGGTTGTTCCTCCTTGATCTGA
- the ripk1l gene encoding receptor-interacting serine/threonine-protein kinase 1 isoform X3 produces the protein MATAPDSSLHMRSTDLIKKEALDYGGFGEVYLCYHATLGQVVLKTMYTGPLRNDDSKRSLLEEGNIMASLNHERVVKLLGVIMEDRDCSLVLELIPRGNLFAMLEQVSVPMSIKGRIILEILEGMVYLTDKHVIHKDLKPENILVDKDFHIKIADLGLATCHTWSKLTKEESRRKSRMGRTAGARGAGTLSYMAPEHLESIHTASTEKSDVYSFAIVVWVILTGEEPYPNARSEDHISQCVRNGERPAENLIPENTPTEITDLMKRCWDGSPQKRPTFKEGYDLFLPFYMEKLEPYVETDLRLLRDSYEGPEEFVEKMKSLSMTRECISAGEHDCPAPLMSSDRNVSVPVEASIEDLHCIQCHPPMESVEPEIQTDAKVASSPSAVEEKLDRELKYHIYGSYNNENQPDPANGFHQYNNFLPNYFSISDNTVRQPEQDRPSSVSSVHSWTKAEAVQPTSQEETWYRPTAGLHESMSSSTPTASHLPMSASTPSLSHFNQQHPYSHYDRQQSWPVYPVSDTGAPDITPGRLFTPSKGASLQDPASLYIKNARGIQIGNNNTLSILGYESSHSSLSSAASSSANSPIKEAIQKYEDHAVTEEHLDLLRDNIGNKWKRCARSLGLTSVEIETIEHDYYLDGLPEMVHQMLERWKMKEGSIGCTIGKLCRALEGKIKVDVIQKILDNCGCSSLI, from the exons ATGGCCACCGCGCCAGACTCTTCACTTCATATGAGATCGACTGATCTAATCAAAAAAGAGGCCCTGGATTACGGAGGATTTGGAGAAGTTTACCTGTGCTACCATGCGACCCTCGGCCAGGTGGTGTTGAAGACTATGTATACAGGCCCTCTTCGCAATGA CGATAGTAAAAGGTCGCTGCTGGAGGAGGGGAACATTATGGCAAGCCTGAACCATGAGCGTGTGGTCAAGTTGCTGGGTGTGATTATGGAGGATAGAGACTGCTCCTTAGTCTTGGAACTCATCCCCAGGGGCAACCTGTTTGCCATGCTTGAGCAG GTCTCTGTGCCAATGTCCATCAAAGGCAGAATAATCTTGGAGATTTTGGAAGGGATGGTGTACCTTACAGACAAACACGTCATACACAAGGACCTCAAGCCAGAAAACATTCTAGTGGACAAGGATTTTCACATCAAG ATTGCAGACCTCGGCCTGGCCACCTGCCACACATGGAGCAAACTCACAAAGGAGGAGTCTCGCAGGAAGAGTCGTATGGGCAGAACAGCCGGGGCGAGAGGTGCAGGGACACTGAGCTACATGGCTCCTGAGCACCTGGAGAGTATACATACAGCCTCCACTGAGAAGTCTGACGTCTACAGCTTTGCAATTGTGGTTTGGGTCATCCTCACAGGCGAAGAGCCATATCCAA ATGCCAGGAGTGAAGACCATATCAGCCAGTGTGTCCGTAATGGTGAAAGACCAGCAGAGAACCTTATTCCAGAGAACACTCCTACAGAGATAACTGACCTAATGAAGAGATGCTGGGATGGCAGTCCACAGAAAAGGCCGACATTTAAAG agggCTATGACTTATTTCTTCCTTTCTACATGGAAAAGCTTGAACCATATGTAGAGACAGACTTACGTCTTCTGAGG GACTCATATGAAGGCCCAGAAGAATTTGTTGAGAAGATGAAGTCTTTATCAATGACCCGTGAATGTATTTCGGCAGGTGAGCATG ACTGCCCAGCTCCTTTGATGAGTTCAGACAGAAATGTATCTGTGCCAGTTGAAGCTAGTATTGAGGACCTGCATTGCATCCAATGCCACCCACCTATGGAGTCAGTGGAGCCCGAGATTCAGACAGACGCAAAGGTAGCCAGCAGCCCTTCAGCTGTTGAGGAGAAACTAGATCGGGAGTTGAAGTACCACATCTACGGCAGCTATAACAATGAGAACCAGCCTGACCCTGCCAACGGCTTCCATCAGTACAATAACTTCCTGCCAAACTACTTCAGCATTTCAGATAATACTGTTAGGCAACCAGAACAAGACAGACcctcttctgtttcctctgtccATTCCTGGACAAAAGCTGAAGCAGTGCAGCCAACCAGCCAGGAAGAGACTTGGTATCGCCCTACTGCTGGTCTCCATGAGTCCATGTCTTCCTCCACACCCACTGCATCCCACTTACCTATGTCTGCCAGCACCCCTTCTCTATCCCACTTTAACCAGCAACATCCATATTCCCACTATGACCGCCAACAGTCCTGGCCAGTTTACCCAGTGTCTGATACAGGTGCCCCTGATATCACTCCTGGGCGTCTCTTTACCCCTTCCAAAGGTGCCTCGCTACAAGATCCAG CATCTCTTTACATTAAGAATGCCAGGGGCATCCAGATTGGCAACAACAACACGCTGAGTATCCTAGGTTACGAGTCTTCCCATAGTTCATTATCTTCAGCTGCTAGCAGCTCAGCTAACTCTCCAATCAAAGAAGCCATTCAGAAATATG AGGACCACGCTGTGACCGAAGAGCACCTGGATCTGCTGAGGGACAACATCGGGAACAAATGGAAGCGTTGTGCACGGAGCCTGGGTCTGACCAGTGTGGAAATAGAGACCATTGAGCATGACTACTACCTTGATGGCCTACCAGAGATGGTGCACCAGATGCTGGAGCGCTGGAAAATGAAGGAGGGAAGTATTGGCTGTACAATTGGGAAGCTGTGTCGAGCTCTGGAAGGCAAAATAAAGGTAGATGTCATCCAGAAAATATTGGACAACTGCGGTTGTTCCTCCTTGATCTGA
- the ripk1l gene encoding receptor-interacting serine/threonine-protein kinase 1 isoform X2: MATAPDSSLHMRSTDLIKKEALDYGGFGEVYLCYHATLGQVVLKTMYTGPLRNDDSKRSLLEEGNIMASLNHERVVKLLGVIMEDRDCSLVLELIPRGNLFAMLEQVSVPMSIKGRIILEILEGMVYLTDKHVIHKDLKPENILVDKDFHIKIADLGLATCHTWSKLTKEESRRKSRMGRTAGARGAGTLSYMAPEHLESIHTASTEKSDVYSFAIVVWVILTGEEPYPNARSEDHISQCVRNGERPAENLIPENTPTEITDLMKRCWDGSPQKRPTFKEGYDLFLPFYMEKLEPYVETDLRLLRDSYEGPEEFVEKMKSLSMTRECISADCPAPLMSSDRNVSVPVEASIEDLHCIQCHPPMESVEPEIQTDAKVASSPSAVEEKLDRELKYHIYGSYNNENQPDPANGFHQYNNFLPNYFSISDNTVRQPEQDRPSSVSSVHSWTKAEAVQPTSQEETWYRPTAGLHESMSSSTPTASHLPMSASTPSLSHFNQQHPYSHYDRQQSWPVYPVSDTGAPDITPGRLFTPSKGASLQDPASLYIKNARGIQIGNNNTLSILGYESSHSSLSSAASSSANSPIKEAIQKYDLPSPFHLEDHAVTEEHLDLLRDNIGNKWKRCARSLGLTSVEIETIEHDYYLDGLPEMVHQMLERWKMKEGSIGCTIGKLCRALEGKIKVDVIQKILDNCGCSSLI; this comes from the exons ATGGCCACCGCGCCAGACTCTTCACTTCATATGAGATCGACTGATCTAATCAAAAAAGAGGCCCTGGATTACGGAGGATTTGGAGAAGTTTACCTGTGCTACCATGCGACCCTCGGCCAGGTGGTGTTGAAGACTATGTATACAGGCCCTCTTCGCAATGA CGATAGTAAAAGGTCGCTGCTGGAGGAGGGGAACATTATGGCAAGCCTGAACCATGAGCGTGTGGTCAAGTTGCTGGGTGTGATTATGGAGGATAGAGACTGCTCCTTAGTCTTGGAACTCATCCCCAGGGGCAACCTGTTTGCCATGCTTGAGCAG GTCTCTGTGCCAATGTCCATCAAAGGCAGAATAATCTTGGAGATTTTGGAAGGGATGGTGTACCTTACAGACAAACACGTCATACACAAGGACCTCAAGCCAGAAAACATTCTAGTGGACAAGGATTTTCACATCAAG ATTGCAGACCTCGGCCTGGCCACCTGCCACACATGGAGCAAACTCACAAAGGAGGAGTCTCGCAGGAAGAGTCGTATGGGCAGAACAGCCGGGGCGAGAGGTGCAGGGACACTGAGCTACATGGCTCCTGAGCACCTGGAGAGTATACATACAGCCTCCACTGAGAAGTCTGACGTCTACAGCTTTGCAATTGTGGTTTGGGTCATCCTCACAGGCGAAGAGCCATATCCAA ATGCCAGGAGTGAAGACCATATCAGCCAGTGTGTCCGTAATGGTGAAAGACCAGCAGAGAACCTTATTCCAGAGAACACTCCTACAGAGATAACTGACCTAATGAAGAGATGCTGGGATGGCAGTCCACAGAAAAGGCCGACATTTAAAG agggCTATGACTTATTTCTTCCTTTCTACATGGAAAAGCTTGAACCATATGTAGAGACAGACTTACGTCTTCTGAGG GACTCATATGAAGGCCCAGAAGAATTTGTTGAGAAGATGAAGTCTTTATCAATGACCCGTGAATGTATTTCGGCAG ACTGCCCAGCTCCTTTGATGAGTTCAGACAGAAATGTATCTGTGCCAGTTGAAGCTAGTATTGAGGACCTGCATTGCATCCAATGCCACCCACCTATGGAGTCAGTGGAGCCCGAGATTCAGACAGACGCAAAGGTAGCCAGCAGCCCTTCAGCTGTTGAGGAGAAACTAGATCGGGAGTTGAAGTACCACATCTACGGCAGCTATAACAATGAGAACCAGCCTGACCCTGCCAACGGCTTCCATCAGTACAATAACTTCCTGCCAAACTACTTCAGCATTTCAGATAATACTGTTAGGCAACCAGAACAAGACAGACcctcttctgtttcctctgtccATTCCTGGACAAAAGCTGAAGCAGTGCAGCCAACCAGCCAGGAAGAGACTTGGTATCGCCCTACTGCTGGTCTCCATGAGTCCATGTCTTCCTCCACACCCACTGCATCCCACTTACCTATGTCTGCCAGCACCCCTTCTCTATCCCACTTTAACCAGCAACATCCATATTCCCACTATGACCGCCAACAGTCCTGGCCAGTTTACCCAGTGTCTGATACAGGTGCCCCTGATATCACTCCTGGGCGTCTCTTTACCCCTTCCAAAGGTGCCTCGCTACAAGATCCAG CATCTCTTTACATTAAGAATGCCAGGGGCATCCAGATTGGCAACAACAACACGCTGAGTATCCTAGGTTACGAGTCTTCCCATAGTTCATTATCTTCAGCTGCTAGCAGCTCAGCTAACTCTCCAATCAAAGAAGCCATTCAGAAATATG ATTTACCTTCACCATTTCATTTAGAGGACCACGCTGTGACCGAAGAGCACCTGGATCTGCTGAGGGACAACATCGGGAACAAATGGAAGCGTTGTGCACGGAGCCTGGGTCTGACCAGTGTGGAAATAGAGACCATTGAGCATGACTACTACCTTGATGGCCTACCAGAGATGGTGCACCAGATGCTGGAGCGCTGGAAAATGAAGGAGGGAAGTATTGGCTGTACAATTGGGAAGCTGTGTCGAGCTCTGGAAGGCAAAATAAAGGTAGATGTCATCCAGAAAATATTGGACAACTGCGGTTGTTCCTCCTTGATCTGA
- the ripk1l gene encoding receptor-interacting serine/threonine-protein kinase 1 isoform X4: MATAPDSSLHMRSTDLIKKEALDYGGFGEVYLCYHATLGQVVLKTMYTGPLRNDDSKRSLLEEGNIMASLNHERVVKLLGVIMEDRDCSLVLELIPRGNLFAMLEQVSVPMSIKGRIILEILEGMVYLTDKHVIHKDLKPENILVDKDFHIKIADLGLATCHTWSKLTKEESRRKSRMGRTAGARGAGTLSYMAPEHLESIHTASTEKSDVYSFAIVVWVILTGEEPYPNARSEDHISQCVRNGERPAENLIPENTPTEITDLMKRCWDGSPQKRPTFKEGYDLFLPFYMEKLEPYVETDLRLLRDSYEGPEEFVEKMKSLSMTRECISADCPAPLMSSDRNVSVPVEASIEDLHCIQCHPPMESVEPEIQTDAKVASSPSAVEEKLDRELKYHIYGSYNNENQPDPANGFHQYNNFLPNYFSISDNTVRQPEQDRPSSVSSVHSWTKAEAVQPTSQEETWYRPTAGLHESMSSSTPTASHLPMSASTPSLSHFNQQHPYSHYDRQQSWPVYPVSDTGAPDITPGRLFTPSKGASLQDPASLYIKNARGIQIGNNNTLSILGYESSHSSLSSAASSSANSPIKEAIQKYEDHAVTEEHLDLLRDNIGNKWKRCARSLGLTSVEIETIEHDYYLDGLPEMVHQMLERWKMKEGSIGCTIGKLCRALEGKIKVDVIQKILDNCGCSSLI, from the exons ATGGCCACCGCGCCAGACTCTTCACTTCATATGAGATCGACTGATCTAATCAAAAAAGAGGCCCTGGATTACGGAGGATTTGGAGAAGTTTACCTGTGCTACCATGCGACCCTCGGCCAGGTGGTGTTGAAGACTATGTATACAGGCCCTCTTCGCAATGA CGATAGTAAAAGGTCGCTGCTGGAGGAGGGGAACATTATGGCAAGCCTGAACCATGAGCGTGTGGTCAAGTTGCTGGGTGTGATTATGGAGGATAGAGACTGCTCCTTAGTCTTGGAACTCATCCCCAGGGGCAACCTGTTTGCCATGCTTGAGCAG GTCTCTGTGCCAATGTCCATCAAAGGCAGAATAATCTTGGAGATTTTGGAAGGGATGGTGTACCTTACAGACAAACACGTCATACACAAGGACCTCAAGCCAGAAAACATTCTAGTGGACAAGGATTTTCACATCAAG ATTGCAGACCTCGGCCTGGCCACCTGCCACACATGGAGCAAACTCACAAAGGAGGAGTCTCGCAGGAAGAGTCGTATGGGCAGAACAGCCGGGGCGAGAGGTGCAGGGACACTGAGCTACATGGCTCCTGAGCACCTGGAGAGTATACATACAGCCTCCACTGAGAAGTCTGACGTCTACAGCTTTGCAATTGTGGTTTGGGTCATCCTCACAGGCGAAGAGCCATATCCAA ATGCCAGGAGTGAAGACCATATCAGCCAGTGTGTCCGTAATGGTGAAAGACCAGCAGAGAACCTTATTCCAGAGAACACTCCTACAGAGATAACTGACCTAATGAAGAGATGCTGGGATGGCAGTCCACAGAAAAGGCCGACATTTAAAG agggCTATGACTTATTTCTTCCTTTCTACATGGAAAAGCTTGAACCATATGTAGAGACAGACTTACGTCTTCTGAGG GACTCATATGAAGGCCCAGAAGAATTTGTTGAGAAGATGAAGTCTTTATCAATGACCCGTGAATGTATTTCGGCAG ACTGCCCAGCTCCTTTGATGAGTTCAGACAGAAATGTATCTGTGCCAGTTGAAGCTAGTATTGAGGACCTGCATTGCATCCAATGCCACCCACCTATGGAGTCAGTGGAGCCCGAGATTCAGACAGACGCAAAGGTAGCCAGCAGCCCTTCAGCTGTTGAGGAGAAACTAGATCGGGAGTTGAAGTACCACATCTACGGCAGCTATAACAATGAGAACCAGCCTGACCCTGCCAACGGCTTCCATCAGTACAATAACTTCCTGCCAAACTACTTCAGCATTTCAGATAATACTGTTAGGCAACCAGAACAAGACAGACcctcttctgtttcctctgtccATTCCTGGACAAAAGCTGAAGCAGTGCAGCCAACCAGCCAGGAAGAGACTTGGTATCGCCCTACTGCTGGTCTCCATGAGTCCATGTCTTCCTCCACACCCACTGCATCCCACTTACCTATGTCTGCCAGCACCCCTTCTCTATCCCACTTTAACCAGCAACATCCATATTCCCACTATGACCGCCAACAGTCCTGGCCAGTTTACCCAGTGTCTGATACAGGTGCCCCTGATATCACTCCTGGGCGTCTCTTTACCCCTTCCAAAGGTGCCTCGCTACAAGATCCAG CATCTCTTTACATTAAGAATGCCAGGGGCATCCAGATTGGCAACAACAACACGCTGAGTATCCTAGGTTACGAGTCTTCCCATAGTTCATTATCTTCAGCTGCTAGCAGCTCAGCTAACTCTCCAATCAAAGAAGCCATTCAGAAATATG AGGACCACGCTGTGACCGAAGAGCACCTGGATCTGCTGAGGGACAACATCGGGAACAAATGGAAGCGTTGTGCACGGAGCCTGGGTCTGACCAGTGTGGAAATAGAGACCATTGAGCATGACTACTACCTTGATGGCCTACCAGAGATGGTGCACCAGATGCTGGAGCGCTGGAAAATGAAGGAGGGAAGTATTGGCTGTACAATTGGGAAGCTGTGTCGAGCTCTGGAAGGCAAAATAAAGGTAGATGTCATCCAGAAAATATTGGACAACTGCGGTTGTTCCTCCTTGATCTGA
- the opn7a gene encoding opsin 7, group member a, translating to MKLLDEDIAFHSNIPVPVDITVAMVYSVFGVCSLFGNSTLLYVSYKKKHLLKPAEYFIINLAVSDLGLTLSLYPMAITSSFYHRWLYGKTVCSIYAFCGMLFGICSLTTLTLLSMVCFVKVCYPLYGNRFNSIHGRLLIVCAWVYALLFACSPLAHWGEYGPEPYGTACCIDWRLSNQHTTARSYTVALFIFCYILPCCVIIASYTGILLTVHASRKTMERHASRQTHMSSIQAIIVKLSVAVCIGFFAAWSPYAVVSMWAAFGRIENIPPLAFAMPAMFAKSSTIYNPIIYLMLRPNFRRVMRRDLGTLCHACLKGCLCSQGPVKCCSKPTIRVRLRTVHKETNEFPSSNSSAQPPIVALKDHRCEKCKDAFECFRHYPQMCSVSNPAANGDSSKDQDVAVPQINKQKLQNVCHKKSLLATMCAKRTSEIDNFHINLEMVPGHAKVAWP from the exons ATGAAGCTGTTAGATGAAGACATTGCGTTCCATTCAAACATACCTGTGCCAGTGGATATAACGGTGGCTATGGTCTACTCTGTTTTTG GAGTATGTTCACTTTTTGGCAATAGCACATTGCTGTATGTCTCCTACAAGAAAAAGCACCTCCTCAAGCCTGCAGAGTACTTCATCATCAACCTAGCTGTTAGTGACTTGGGCCTGACTCTGTCACTCTACCCTATGGCGATAACTTCAAGTTTCTACCACAG GTGGCTATATGGGAAAACAGTGTGCTCCATATATGCTTTTTGTGGCATGTTGTTTGGCATCTGCAGTCTGACCACTCTAACCCTGCTAAGCATGGTGTGCTTTGTGAAAGTATGTTATCCACTCTATG GAAACAGGTTTAATTCTATTCATGGCCGTCTGCTCATTGTCTGTGCTTGGGTCTATGCCCTGTTGTTTGCCTGCTCCCCGCTGGCCCACTGGGGGGAATACGGGCCAGAGCCTTATGGAACAGCCTGTTGCATTGACTGGCGCCTGTCCAATCAGCACACCACAGCACGCTCCTACACTGTGGCACTGTTCATCTTCTGCTACATCCTTCCATGCTGTGTTATCATAGCATCCTACACAGGAATTCTTCTCACAGTGCATGCATCCCGCAAGACTATGGAGAGGCATGCAtcgagacagacacacatgagcAGCATCCAGGCAATTATTGTCAAG CTAAGTGTTGCTGTCTGCATTGGTTTCTTTGCGGCGTGGAGTCCATATGCTGTGGTGTCCATGTGGGCTGCCTTTGGACGCATTGAGAACATCCCTCCTCTGGCATTCGCCATGCCAGCCATGTTTGCCAAGTCCTCCACCATTTACAACCCAATTATCTACCTAATGCTAAGGCCGAACTTCCGCAGGGTAATGCGCAGGGACCTGGGTACTCTATGCCACGCCTGTCTGAAGGGCTGCCTCTGCTCCCAGGGCCCAGTAAAGTGCTGCTCCAAGCCAACGATCAGGGTTAGACTTCGCACAGTCCACAAAGAGACCAACGAATTCCCTTCATCCAACTCCTCTGCTCAACCTCCTATAGTGGCATTAAAGGATCACAGATGTGAGAAGTGCAAGGATGCCTTTGAATGCTTTAGACACTACCCTCAAATGTGCAGTGTCTCTAACCCTGCTGCCAATGGAGACTCATCCAAGGATCAAGATGTTGCAGTTCCTCAAATAAATAAGCAAAAGCTTCAAAATGTGTGCCACAAGAAGTCTCTGCTGGCCACCATGTGTGCAAAAAGGACCTCAGAAATAGACAACTTCCATATTAATTTAGAGATGGTTCCAGGGCACGCAAAAGTAGCTTGGCCCTGa